The DNA region GCGCCAACCAGATGTACGTCGAACGGTTGCTGTATCGCCGGGCCCGCGGCCGGTCCCGCATCGACCTGCGGTTCGGCTGGCGGGTGACCGGGATCGCCGCCGACGCGGACGGCATCGACGTCCGGGCCGAGGACTCGGACGGCCGGATCCGGGCCTGGCGCGCGGGTTACCTGGCCGGCTGTGACGGCGCCCGCGGTGTCGTCCGGCCTCATCTCGGCTCCCGGTACGCCGGGGAGGGCGGGGTCGAGCAGGAGATCCTCGGCGGCCGCACGGTCGCGGCGCATCTGCGTGTTCCCACGCTGTACCGGGATTTCCTCGTCGACGGCGGGGCGTGGAGCCACTGGGCGGTGAACTCCGATCTGGTGCTGAACCTCATCGCGCTCAACGGCAAGGACGAGTTCTTCCTGCTCACCAGCTCCGCCGATCCGGACTCGGCACCCGACGGCGAGCTCGTCTCCCTCGTGCGACGGGCGGCGGGCGCGCCGATCCCGGTCACCGTGCTGGGCAGGCGACCGTGGACGTCGGGGATGGCGCTGGTCGCGGACGATTTCGGCACGGACCGGGTGTTCCTGGCCGGGGACGCGGCGCATCTGTTCACGCCGAACGGCGGTTTCGGGATGAACACCGGACTGGACGACGCGGCGAACCTGGCCTGGAAGCTGGCCGCGGCGGTGCAGGGCTGGGCCGGACCGGGCCTGCTCGCCTCCTACCACCACGAGCGTCGGCCGATCGCGATCCGCAACACCGGCGCGGCACGGGAACTCAACCTCGGCCTGGCGAACGTCGCGCGATCCCCCTCCATCGAACGGGACACCGAAGAGGGCCGTGCCGAACGCCGCCGGCTCGGGCGGCTGCTGGCGGACTACGGCGACCGGACGCTCGA from Amycolatopsis sp. EV170708-02-1 includes:
- a CDS encoding FAD-dependent monooxygenase, translated to MNAPARTPVAIVGGGPVGLLLALFLDRHGVPSVVFDLAESTSDQPRGSTHGARSMEHYRRLGLAGEVRELGLPWDHSTDIAFYTRYNGFRLARNRRPAVRDLLREVASGPRTAQVPEPMHRANQMYVERLLYRRARGRSRIDLRFGWRVTGIAADADGIDVRAEDSDGRIRAWRAGYLAGCDGARGVVRPHLGSRYAGEGGVEQEILGGRTVAAHLRVPTLYRDFLVDGGAWSHWAVNSDLVLNLIALNGKDEFFLLTSSADPDSAPDGELVSLVRRAAGAPIPVTVLGRRPWTSGMALVADDFGTDRVFLAGDAAHLFTPNGGFGMNTGLDDAANLAWKLAAAVQGWAGPGLLASYHHERRPIAIRNTGAARELNLGLANVARSPSIERDTEEGRAERRRLGRLLADYGDRTLDTLGIQLGARYDGSPIVASADAPPADAFDTYTPTSVPGGRAPHLWLDDTRAAGSSLFDHFGVGFTLLRLGPDAPPAAGLRTEAARRNVPLKVLDLADPLARDLYEKDLVLIRPDQHVAWRGNHLDRADRIFATVTGGT